In Populus alba chromosome 1, ASM523922v2, whole genome shotgun sequence, a single window of DNA contains:
- the LOC118055339 gene encoding probable LRR receptor-like serine/threonine-protein kinase At1g07650 isoform X3: MKNFFSPPAVDALLEIATQVGKRDWNNNVDPCSNETSWVTPTSSQRPMFDNKVVCDCSFPGGVCHIVAIFLKGQDLAGNLPKSIVKLPYLKNLDLWANYLSGTIPQEWANTKLEILSVAVNNLTGPLPSYLGRITTLRYLNIQNNMFSGTVPPELGNLTNLENITLSANNLTGELPLALANLTKLKELRLSSNNFIGRIPDFIQSWKQLDKLEIQAGGFSGPIPSNISLLTGITELRISNLLGDGSEFPNIEPMEGMTYLMLSNCNLSGSFPTYLTTMTRLKVLDLSFNRLTGDLPTNYDSLVSLEKMYLTRNMLSGSIPTWIESRNTRYEFDLSYNNFTEIPLPTNCKETLNLFKSSWGGNYSKPVECLTDYCSKDQYSVHINCGGPETTIGNTIYEADDEPGGATKYVPKGEVWQLSTTGHVWDVRPTADDYMAQNKSMLRMSNSQLYTNARLTPLSLTYHMRCLVNGNYTVKLHFAEIVMRDNKSFYSLGRRIFDVYIQDIVVLKDFDIVKAAQGVDKVYIHNSTALVTDRALEIRLHWAGKGTTTSPKIGIYGPLISAIDIESQFKPPNKGKRKRLIVAGAVVLPLFFIFMLLFTLWWKGYLGGKKSRDPELVGLDLVTGIFTFRQIKAATNDFDPENKLGEGGFGSVYKGVLSDGTIIAVKQLSAKSKQGNREFVNEIGMISALQHPNLVRLYGCCIEGKQLLLVYEYMENNSLAHVLYGKKEDQRKLDWHTRQRICVGIAKGLAFLHEESTLKIVHRDIKATNVLLDGDMNAKISDFGMAKLDEEDNTHITTRVAGTMGYMAPEYALYGYLTYKADVYSFGVVALEIVAGMNNMRFRHDEDFVCLLDWALNLQQNGDIMELVDPKLGSGFDKKEAVILIKVALLCTNQSPALRPKMSAVVKMLEGKGDVQELVMDPSTFGDPSRFKGYKHKSDQSSFRNISENQPLVRSSDGPWIDSSSTSAQDHYLD; encoded by the exons ATGAAG aattttttttcccccccTGCAGTGGATGCTTTACTTGAAATAGCAACACAAGTAGGGAAGAGGGACTGGAATAATAATGTGGATCCATGCAGTAATGAGACAAGCTGGGTAACACCAACTTCATCTCAAAGGCCAATGTTTGATAATAAAGTTGTTTGCGATTGCTCATTTCCTGGGGGTGTGTGCCACATTGTTGCCAT ATTTCTCAAAGGGCAAGATCTTGCCGGTAATCTCCCAAAATCTATTGTGAAATTACCTTACCTTAAGAATCT TGATCTGTGGGCCAACTACCTGAGTGGTACCATACCACAGGAATGGGCTAATACAAAGTTGGAAATATT GTCTGTTGCCGTGAACAACTTAACTGGACCACTTCCTAGTTACCTGGGAAGGATTACCACACTTAGATACTT GAACATTCAGAACAATATGTTTTCAGGAACAGTTCCCCCTGAACTTGGAAACTTGACTAACCTGGAGAATAT CACTCTTAGTGCCAACAATCTCACTGGAGAGCTACCCCTGGCCCTTgctaatttgaccaaattaaaggAACT TAGGCTTAGCAGTAATAACTTCATTGGAAGAATACCtgattttattcaaagctgGAAACAACTTGATAAATT AGAGATCCAAGCTGGTGGTTTCTCAGGACCGATTCCTTCAAACATTTCTCTCTTGACTGGTATAACTGAACT AAGAATCAGTAACTTGCTTGGAGATGGTTCAGAGTTTCCAAACATAGAACCTATGGAAGGCATGACCTATTT GATGTTAAGCAACTGCAACTTGTCAGGATCTTTTCCCACATACTTGACAACAATGACACGACTGAAAGTTTT GGATCTCAGTTTCAACAGATTGACAGGTGATCTTCCAACAAATTATGATTCCCTAGTAAGCTTGGAGAAAAT GTATCTTACAAGGAACATGCTTTCTGGATCCATCCCAACCTGGATTGAGAGCAGAAATACTCGCTA TGAATTCGATCTATCTTACAACAATTTCACTGAAATCCCATTGCCAACTAATTGTAAAGAAACACT GAATTTGTTCAAAAGTTCTTGGGGAGGGAACTACTC GAAACCTGTTGAATGCCTGACTGATTATTGTTCAAAAG ACCAATACTCGGTGCACATAAATTGTGGTGGACCAGAAACCACCATCGGAAATACGATCTATGAAGCAGATGATGAGCCTGGAGGTGCAACAAAATATGTACCAAAAGGAGAGGTTTGGCAATTAAGTACCACAGGACATGTCTGGGATGTTCGTCCTACTGCAGATGACTACATGGCACAAAATAAGTCCATGCTCAGAATGAGCAACTCTCAACTGTACACAAATGCACGCCTCACTCCTTTGTCTCTCACATACCACATGCGCTGTCTAGTAAATGGGAATTACACTGTGAAGCTTCACTTTGCAGAAATAGTAATGAGGGACAACAAATCCTTCTATAGTCTTGGAAGAAGGATATTTGACGTTTATATTCAG GACATAGTTGTGTTAAAGGATTTTGATATTGTAAAGGCAGCACAAGGGGTAGATAAGGTATACATTCATAATTCTACAGCATTAGTTACGGATAGAGCTTTAGAGATCCGCCTTCATTGGGCTGGGAAAGGGACGACAACATCACCAAAAATTGGAATATATGGTCCTTTAATATCAGCCATTGATATAGAATCTC AATTCAAGCCTCCTAATAAAGGCAAGAGGAAGAGACTCATTGTTGCTGGTGCTGTGGTTTTGCCATTGTTCTTCATTTTCATGCTTCTATTTACTCTTTGGTGGAAAGGTTATCTTGGAGGAAAGAAATCAAGGGATCCAG AACTAGTTGGGTTAGATCTGGTAACTGGTATCTTCACCTTCAGACAAATCAAAGCTGCAACAAATGACTTTGATCCAGAAAACAAACTTGGAGAAGGTGGTTTTGGAAGTGTCTACAAA GGAGTGCTATCAGATGGTACTATAATTGCAGTTAAGCAGCTTTCGGCCAAATCAAAGCAGGGAAATCGTGAATTTGTGAATGAAATAGGAATGATTTCTGCTTTGCAACACCCAAATCTTGTTAGATTGTATGGATGCTGCATTGAGGGGAAGCAATTGTTACTGGTATATGAATACATGGAAAACAATAGCCTTGCACATGTTTTGTACG GCAAAAAGGAAGACCAGAGAAAGCTAGACTGGCATACTAGGCAGAGGATTTGTGTTGGTATAGCAAAAGGTCTAGCTTTCCTGCATGAGGAATCCACTCTAAAAATTGTTCATAGAGACATAAAAGCTACAAATGTCCTCCTTGATGGGGATATGAATGCCAAAATTTCTGATTTTGGCATGGCAAAGCTTGACGAGGAGGACAATACCCATATCACCACCAGAGTTGCTGGAACTAT GGGATACATGGCACCAGAATATGCATTATATGGTTACTTGACCTATAAGGCAGATGTTTACAGTTTTGGTGTTGTTGCATTGGAAATTGTTGCTGGGATGAACAACATGAGATTTCGACATGATGAAGATTTTGTATGCCTCCTAGATTGG GCTCtgaatttacaacaaaatggagACATAATGGAGTTGGTTGATCCAAAATTAGGGTCCGGATTCGACAAGAAAGAGGCTGTTATATTGATTAAAGTAGCACTGCTATGCACAAACCAATCTCCGGCACTTAGGCCTAAAATGTCTGCAGTAGTAAAAATGCTTGAAGGAAAGGGTGATGTTCAGGAATTAGTCATGGATCCAAGTACATTCGGTGATCCATCGAGGTTCAAGGGTTATAAACACAAGTCTGATCAATCTTCATTCAGGAACATCAGTGAAAATCAGCCCCTCGTGCGTTCGTCAGATGGACCATGGATTGATTCTTCATCTACATCAGCCCAGGATCATTATCTTGATTAA
- the LOC118055339 gene encoding probable LRR receptor-like serine/threonine-protein kinase At1g07650 isoform X4 — protein sequence MFSGTVPPELGNLTNLENITLSANNLTGELPLALANLTKLKELRLSSNNFIGRIPDFIQSWKQLDKLEIQAGGFSGPIPSNISLLTGITELRISNLLGDGSEFPNIEPMEGMTYLMLSNCNLSGSFPTYLTTMTRLKVLDLSFNRLTGDLPTNYDSLVSLEKMYLTRNMLSGSIPTWIESRNTRYEFDLSYNNFTEIPLPTNCKETLNLFKSSWGGNYSKPVECLTDYCSKDQYSVHINCGGPETTIGNTIYEADDEPGGATKYVPKGEVWQLSTTGHVWDVRPTADDYMAQNKSMLRMSNSQLYTNARLTPLSLTYHMRCLVNGNYTVKLHFAEIVMRDNKSFYSLGRRIFDVYIQDIVVLKDFDIVKAAQGVDKVYIHNSTALVTDRALEIRLHWAGKGTTTSPKIGIYGPLISAIDIESQFKPPNKGKRKRLIVAGAVVLPLFFIFMLLFTLWWKGYLGGKKSRDPELVGLDLVTGIFTFRQIKAATNDFDPENKLGEGGFGSVYKGVLSDGTIIAVKQLSAKSKQGNREFVNEIGMISALQHPNLVRLYGCCIEGKQLLLVYEYMENNSLAHVLYGKKEDQRKLDWHTRQRICVGIAKGLAFLHEESTLKIVHRDIKATNVLLDGDMNAKISDFGMAKLDEEDNTHITTRVAGTMGYMAPEYALYGYLTYKADVYSFGVVALEIVAGMNNMRFRHDEDFVCLLDWALNLQQNGDIMELVDPKLGSGFDKKEAVILIKVALLCTNQSPALRPKMSAVVKMLEGKGDVQELVMDPSTFGDPSRFKGYKHKSDQSSFRNISENQPLVRSSDGPWIDSSSTSAQDHYLD from the exons ATGTTTTCAGGAACAGTTCCCCCTGAACTTGGAAACTTGACTAACCTGGAGAATAT CACTCTTAGTGCCAACAATCTCACTGGAGAGCTACCCCTGGCCCTTgctaatttgaccaaattaaaggAACT TAGGCTTAGCAGTAATAACTTCATTGGAAGAATACCtgattttattcaaagctgGAAACAACTTGATAAATT AGAGATCCAAGCTGGTGGTTTCTCAGGACCGATTCCTTCAAACATTTCTCTCTTGACTGGTATAACTGAACT AAGAATCAGTAACTTGCTTGGAGATGGTTCAGAGTTTCCAAACATAGAACCTATGGAAGGCATGACCTATTT GATGTTAAGCAACTGCAACTTGTCAGGATCTTTTCCCACATACTTGACAACAATGACACGACTGAAAGTTTT GGATCTCAGTTTCAACAGATTGACAGGTGATCTTCCAACAAATTATGATTCCCTAGTAAGCTTGGAGAAAAT GTATCTTACAAGGAACATGCTTTCTGGATCCATCCCAACCTGGATTGAGAGCAGAAATACTCGCTA TGAATTCGATCTATCTTACAACAATTTCACTGAAATCCCATTGCCAACTAATTGTAAAGAAACACT GAATTTGTTCAAAAGTTCTTGGGGAGGGAACTACTC GAAACCTGTTGAATGCCTGACTGATTATTGTTCAAAAG ACCAATACTCGGTGCACATAAATTGTGGTGGACCAGAAACCACCATCGGAAATACGATCTATGAAGCAGATGATGAGCCTGGAGGTGCAACAAAATATGTACCAAAAGGAGAGGTTTGGCAATTAAGTACCACAGGACATGTCTGGGATGTTCGTCCTACTGCAGATGACTACATGGCACAAAATAAGTCCATGCTCAGAATGAGCAACTCTCAACTGTACACAAATGCACGCCTCACTCCTTTGTCTCTCACATACCACATGCGCTGTCTAGTAAATGGGAATTACACTGTGAAGCTTCACTTTGCAGAAATAGTAATGAGGGACAACAAATCCTTCTATAGTCTTGGAAGAAGGATATTTGACGTTTATATTCAG GACATAGTTGTGTTAAAGGATTTTGATATTGTAAAGGCAGCACAAGGGGTAGATAAGGTATACATTCATAATTCTACAGCATTAGTTACGGATAGAGCTTTAGAGATCCGCCTTCATTGGGCTGGGAAAGGGACGACAACATCACCAAAAATTGGAATATATGGTCCTTTAATATCAGCCATTGATATAGAATCTC AATTCAAGCCTCCTAATAAAGGCAAGAGGAAGAGACTCATTGTTGCTGGTGCTGTGGTTTTGCCATTGTTCTTCATTTTCATGCTTCTATTTACTCTTTGGTGGAAAGGTTATCTTGGAGGAAAGAAATCAAGGGATCCAG AACTAGTTGGGTTAGATCTGGTAACTGGTATCTTCACCTTCAGACAAATCAAAGCTGCAACAAATGACTTTGATCCAGAAAACAAACTTGGAGAAGGTGGTTTTGGAAGTGTCTACAAA GGAGTGCTATCAGATGGTACTATAATTGCAGTTAAGCAGCTTTCGGCCAAATCAAAGCAGGGAAATCGTGAATTTGTGAATGAAATAGGAATGATTTCTGCTTTGCAACACCCAAATCTTGTTAGATTGTATGGATGCTGCATTGAGGGGAAGCAATTGTTACTGGTATATGAATACATGGAAAACAATAGCCTTGCACATGTTTTGTACG GCAAAAAGGAAGACCAGAGAAAGCTAGACTGGCATACTAGGCAGAGGATTTGTGTTGGTATAGCAAAAGGTCTAGCTTTCCTGCATGAGGAATCCACTCTAAAAATTGTTCATAGAGACATAAAAGCTACAAATGTCCTCCTTGATGGGGATATGAATGCCAAAATTTCTGATTTTGGCATGGCAAAGCTTGACGAGGAGGACAATACCCATATCACCACCAGAGTTGCTGGAACTAT GGGATACATGGCACCAGAATATGCATTATATGGTTACTTGACCTATAAGGCAGATGTTTACAGTTTTGGTGTTGTTGCATTGGAAATTGTTGCTGGGATGAACAACATGAGATTTCGACATGATGAAGATTTTGTATGCCTCCTAGATTGG GCTCtgaatttacaacaaaatggagACATAATGGAGTTGGTTGATCCAAAATTAGGGTCCGGATTCGACAAGAAAGAGGCTGTTATATTGATTAAAGTAGCACTGCTATGCACAAACCAATCTCCGGCACTTAGGCCTAAAATGTCTGCAGTAGTAAAAATGCTTGAAGGAAAGGGTGATGTTCAGGAATTAGTCATGGATCCAAGTACATTCGGTGATCCATCGAGGTTCAAGGGTTATAAACACAAGTCTGATCAATCTTCATTCAGGAACATCAGTGAAAATCAGCCCCTCGTGCGTTCGTCAGATGGACCATGGATTGATTCTTCATCTACATCAGCCCAGGATCATTATCTTGATTAA